One stretch of Equus caballus isolate H_3958 breed thoroughbred chromosome 24, TB-T2T, whole genome shotgun sequence DNA includes these proteins:
- the SNAPC1 gene encoding snRNA-activating protein complex subunit 1, with amino-acid sequence MGAPPGLQADCEALLSRFQETDSVRFEDFTELWRSMKFATIFCGRMRNLEKNTFTKEALALAWRYFLPPYTFQIRVGALYLLYGLYNTQLCQPKQKIRVALKDWDEILKFQQDLINAQHFDAAYIFRKLRLDKAFHFTAMPKLLSYRMKKKIQRAEVTEEFKDPNDRVMKLITSDVLEEMLNVHDHYQNMKHIISADKSNPDKALSLIKDDFFDNIKNIVLEHQQWHKDRKNPSLKSKVKDGEEKREGNSQESERCERAESLAKIKSKAFSVVVQASKSRRHRQVKLDSSDSDSASGQGQIKATRKKRSQDTLKSAGRKMSSRNRDDMQNVHKEDKSLSLSMPVITEEEEENESSETEFTALKRKRKHRTKSLVSRS; translated from the exons ATGGGCGCTCCTCCGGGCCTGCAGGCCGACTGCGAGGCGCTGCTCAGCCGCTTCCAGGAGACGGACAGCGTGCGCTTCGAGGACTTCACGGAGCTCTGGAGGAGCATGAAGTTCGCGACCATCTTCTG tGGTAGAatgagaaatttagaaaagaacaCGTTTACAAAAGAAGCTTTAGCTTTGGCTTGGAGATATTTTTTACCTCCATACACCTTCCAGATCAGAGTTGGTGCTTTGTATCTGCTATATGGATTGTATAACACCCAGCTGTGTCAACCAAAACAAAAG ATTAGAGTTGCCCTGAAAGATtgggatgaaattttaaaatttcagcaagATTTGATAAATGCACAACATTTTGATGCAGCGTATATTTTTAGAAAGCTACGTCTAGACAAAGCATTTCACTTTACAGCAATGCCCAAATTG CTGTCatatagaatgaagaaaaaaattcaacgAGCTGAAGTTACGGAAGAATTTAAGGACCCAAATGATCGTGTAATGAAACTTATCACTTCTGATGTGTTAGAG GAAATGCTGAATGTTCATGATCATTATCAGAACATGAAACATATAATTTCGGCTGATAAGTCCAATCCAGACAAAGCCCTCAGCCTGATAAAGGATGATTTCTTTGACAATATTAAGAACATAGTTTTGGAGCATCAGCAGTGGCACAAAGACAGAAAG AATCCATCCTTAAAATCAAAAGttaaagatggagaagaaaagagggaaggcaATTCACAAGAATCAGAG AGATGTGAAAGGGCAGAAtcattagcaaaaataaaatcaaaggcCTTTTCAGTTGTTGTTCAG GCTTCCAAGTCAAGAAGGCATCGCCAAGTCAAACTTGACTCTTCTGACTCTGATTCTGCATCTGGTCAAGGACAAATCAAAgcaactaggaaaaaaagaagccaagaCACACTGAAATCAGCAGGAAGGAAGATGTCTTCCAGGAACAGAG atgatatgCAGAATGTTCATAAGGAAGATAAATCTTTAAGTCTGAGTATGCCTGTaattacagaagaggaagaggagaatgaaAGTAGTGAAACAG AGTTCACTGcactgaagaggaaaagaaaacacagaacaaaGAGCTTGGTGTCTAGATCTTAA